The window ACCAGGATATCGCCGCCGGGCAGGTAGCGGTTGACGGCGATGTTTTCCGCCACGCTGAAGTTAGGAAACAGGGACAAATCCTGATAGATCACCTGAATGCCGTAATGGGAAGAAAGCTGTGGCGACAGATGGTGAAACAGCTTGCCGTCAAGCTGGATCTGCGCCCCTTTTTCCGGCTGGTAGACCCCGGAAATGACTTTAATAATGGTGCTCTTGCCGCAGCCGTTCTGTCCCGCCAGACAGTGAACTTCGCCTTTTTTCAGCGTCAGGTTCACATTATCCAGCGCCAGCACGCCCGGGAATTGCTTGCTGATATTCTCAAGAGTGATAAATGCGGTGGTGTCTGTCATGGACAATACCCCTGCAAGCGCCCCGAAGGGCGCTGAGTGTTAATTTTTATTGGTAGCGCCGCTCAGACGAACGGCGTTGGGTTTTCCTGGTGTTGGCAAAAAGCCTTAGAAACCGAGCGATTGTGCGTTGTCTTTGGTGACTTCGAGGATCTTGTTAAAGCGGATCACTTTCTTCTCCATGTCGACATCGGCTTTCCCTAAACCATCGATGGCCAGATCCGGCGTCACCTCTTTGCCCTGCAGCAGTTGATCGGCGACCGTTACCAGCGCATAACCGGCGTCTTTCGGATCCCACAGCAACGCTTTTTTGATGTCTCCACGCATCAGATACGGCGCGGCCTGAGCGGGCATGGCGATACCCACGACGGCGATTTTATCTTTCGCCCGCTTTTTCTGTACCGCCTGACCGGCGCCGATCGGACCCAGTGAGCCAAAGCCGATAACCCCTTTCATCTGCGGATAGGTTTTCATCAGATCCAGCGTCGTGGCGTAGGATTTGTCGATGCTTTCCGCCACCGGCAGACGCGAGGTAACTTCGAACATCTCCGGATATTTTTCTTTCTGATACTTAATGGCGTAGTCGGCCCAGGCGTTATGCAGCGGCACGGTCAGCGACCCGACGTAAATGGCGTAGCCGCCTTTGCCGCCCATGCTTTTCGCCAGCTCGTCAACGTTGGCCTGCGCGTACTTCTCACTGTCGATAGTTTCAATATCCCACTGACCGATCTGCTGGTCCGGTGATTCATGGGTCAGAACGACAATGCCCTTATCGCGCGCTTTCTTCAGTACCGGTTCAAGCACCTTCGCGTCATTGGGCACCACGATGATCGCGTTAACGTTTTTGGCTATCAGATCTTCAATTACCTTCACCTGCTGGGCCGGATCGGGCGTGGACGGTCCGGTCTGGTACGCGTTAACGTCCAGCTTTTTAGCCGCCTCATTGACGCCGGTTTCCATGCGGTTGAACCACGGAATCCCCGTCACTTTTGCCACTACAGCGATTTCATATTTTTCTGCCGCAAAGGACGTGCCGGACAACATGCATGCAGAAGCCAGGGTTGCACTGAGTAATGCGAGTTTGAATTTCATTGTCGTTCCTTTTAATGGGACCAGGGCATGTCACGAAACGAGGTTAGCAACGAAGGGAAGAGGCTATGAATCATAAGTTTGGTAAATGTGATCACTGCCCATAATTGTTATTATTTAGGTAATAATTAGTTAAATTTATGTTTTAATTTGCGTTAGGTGGCTTCTGGTGGAAAATATATTTGTTAAAAATAAATTAAAATAAAACAAATAAATAACATTTTTGTAGCAATCAGAACGTCAGACGAGTGAATTTGTCTTTGGTTGCCAGCAGTCGCGGCAGAGAAAATTGCAAAAATGAGAGCTGAATCGAGACAGGAAAACTGTGCGCAATTTTTCTGGTTTTTTTGCTATCCTCCCGGGCAGTTTTGCCACGCGGAATTTTCGTGGCCGGTCCTGGATCGTGAGGAACAGATGTCACTGGTTAAACGCAGTACGTTGTTATTACTGCTCGTCTCGATGACGTTTACGGCGGGCGCGCATCCTCATAGCTTTATCCGCCTGAAAACGGAAGTCATCAGTGAGAATGACCGCCTGGTGGCGCTAAAGATGCGCTGGACCATGGATGAGCTCACCTCAGCCGATCTGCTCTATGACGCAGGAGACGCGAAACCCGGTTCAGAGGTCTGGAAGAAGCTGGCGGCGGAGGTGATGGCGAACGTGCTGGGACAGCACTATTTCACCGAAATGTGGCACAACGGGCAGCGGGTGAAATTTAAAAATCGTCCTGCGGAATACGGTATGGCGCGTGAAGCGCTTCAGGCCGTGCTGACTTTTACCCTGCCTCTGGCCGAACCGCAGCCGCTCAGCGGACAAACCTTTACCTTTTCCACTTTTGATCCCTCTTACTATGTCGATATGAGCTATGAGGAAGACCGCGACGCCGCGCTCTCTCCGGCGATGAAAAAGCAGTGTGATATTGCGCTGCATACCCCGACGCCGAGCGAAGAGTCACTGAGCTTTGCCCGGTCGCTGGATAAAGAGGACGCGCCGCCGGAAGATATGGAGCTGGGTAAACAATTTGCGCAGAAGGTCACCGTGACATGTCGCTAATTTCACAGAATTCTGTACGCACGCGACGCTGGAGCGCCCTCTGGCCGCTGGCGCTGTTTATGCTGCTGGCCGCCGTCGGCGGCGTCTGGCTGTGGCAGGCGTGGCCGCAGGTGATGGTCAAGAGCATTGTCTGGCAGCGGGAGGTCAATCAGCAGATGAGCGCGCTGCTGAAAGCCGTTGCGGCGAATCCGGCGCAGGCGGGCGGTTCGCTGCTGCTGTTCAGTTTTGTCTATGGCGTGCTGCATGCGCTGGGGCCAGGGCATGGCAAGGTGGTGATCGCGACCTGGCTGGCGACCCATCCGTCGAAGCTGAAATCGGCTATTGGCCTGACGCTGGCCTCTTCGCTGTTGCAGGGGCTGGTGGCGATAGAGCTGGTAGTGCTGGTGCTGGGCTTATTACACCTTCCGGCAAGGCAGTTGCATCAGAGCAGCTTCTGGCTGGAAAAGGGCAGCTACGCGCTGGTGGGCGTGCTGGGCCTGCTGCTCTGCTGGCGGGCGGTGAAAAAACTGCGCGCGCTGCTGCGAAAGCCCGGATTCACCGCCTTCACGCCGCATCATACGCATCATGCTAACTGCGGCTGCGGGCATCAGCACCTGCCGGATCCGGAGCAGCTTAAAAGCGGCGACGACTGGCGCGCGCGGCTGATGATTATGCTGTCGATGGGGATGCGCCCCTGTTCCGGCGCGATTATGGTGCTGCTGTTCAGCAAAGTGATCGGCGTTTTTTACTGGGGAATGGCTTCGGCGCTGGCGATGGCGGCGGGCACCTCGCTGACCATTACGTCGCTGGCGCTGCTGGTGCATAGCTTCCGCACGCTGGCGGTCAGACTGAGCGGCAGTAAAACGCCGGCGCTGTGGCGTCAGGTAGGCTGGTCGACGCTGGCGTTAGCCGGAGGCGCTTTCTTAATCATTGCGGCGGTGGTGATGTGGGCGAGTGCGGCGCCAGTGGGAAGGGGGTTAAGACCGTTTTAATTTTGCCGGATGGCGCTTCGCTTATCAGACCTACAGATCATTTCCCTCTGTAGGCCGGATAAGGCGTTAGCCGCCATCCGGCAGCAAACGATTAACGCTTCAGCGCGTCGCTCAGTTCGTCACGCATGTTTGCCAGCATCGCTTTCACCACGCGCGGGTTGCCCGCCACGATGTTGCCGGTCGTCATATAGTTATGACCGCCGGTAAAGTCGCACACCAGCGCGCCAGCTTCACGGGCAATCAGTTCGCCTGCGGCGAAATCCCACGGGCGCAGGCCGATTTCGAAATAGCCGTCAACGCGCGCAGCGGCAACATAGGCCAGGTCCAGCGCGGCGGAGCCGGTGCGACGGAAGTCGGCGCATTCGGTAAACATTTTACCGAGAATATTCATGTAAGAGGTGGCGTGCGGTTTAGCTTTGAACGGGAAGCCAGTGGCGATAATAGTGCCGTCCAGATCGCGCGCGTTGCTGCCGCGCAGACGGTAGCCGTTCAGCTGCGCGCCCTGACCGCGGGTAGCGGTGAACAGCTCATTACGCATAGGATCGTAAACAACGGCCACTTCGGTACGGCCCTTAATGCGCACGGCGATAGACACCGCGAAGTGCGGCAGGCGTTTTACGAAGTTGGTGGTGCCATCCAGTGGATCGATAACCCATTGAACATCCTGATCGGTCCCTTCATGTTCACCGCTTTCTTCGGTGATGATGGTGTGCTGAGGGTAAGATTTGCGGATCGTTTCGATAATAATCGCTTCGGCGGCTTTATCGACGTTAGTCACAAAATCATTGCTGCCTTTCTGGCTGGTTTCTACTGAGTCGGGCGTTTCGTAGTGTTTGGCAATTACATTACCCGCCTTGCGCGCTGCGCGCACGGCGATGGTCAGCATCGGATGCATCGGTCTCTCTCACTGGATGTTAAAGAACGGGAAAACGGCGCAGAGTATAGCAGCGGGATCGGAATATGTCTTGGTTTTATGATAATATGGCCGAATAATCTTTAGACGAAGAAAGACAATGCTGCAAAACATACGAATCGTACTGGTTGAGACGTCTCATACCGGCAATATGGGCTCCGTTGCCCGCGCAATGAAAACAATGGGGTTAACCAACCTGTGGCTGGTCAATCCGCTGGTGAAGCCGGATTCGCAGGCGATCGCGCTGGCGGCCGGGGCCAGCGATGTGATTGGCAATGCGCAGATTGTCGATACCCTCGACGACGCGCTGGCCGGATGCAGCCTCGTGGTCGGCACCAGCGCGCGCTCGCGCACCCTGCCGTGGCCGATGCTCGATCCGCGCGAATGCGGTCTGAAAAGCGTGGCAGAAGCGGCAAATACCCCGGTGGCGCTGGTGTTTGGCCGTGAGCGCGTGGGGCTGACCAATGACGAGTTGCAGAAATGCCATTACCACGTCGCGATTGCCGCTAATCCGGAATACAGCTCGCTGAATCTGGCGATGGCGGTGCAGGTGATCGCTTATGAAGTGCGCATGGCCTGGCTGGCGACGCAGGAGAACCCGGACGCCGCAGCGCATGAAGAGACGCCGTACCCGCTGGTCGACGATCTGGAGCGTTTTTACGGTCATCTTGAGCAGACGCTGCTCGCCACGGGATTCATTCGTGAAAACCATCCGGGGCAGGTGATGAATAAATTGCGCCGTCTGTTTACCCGTGCGCGTCCTGAAAGTCAGGAACTGAATATTCTGCGCGGGATGCTGGCGTCGATTGAGCAGTTAAAGAAAGAGAAGCCGTAGGCCGGATAAGCGAAGCGCCATCCGGCAGGTGAAAACGGCACTGAAGGTTAAATACCTGAGTAAAACAGTCAAGTAAATAGTTGACTGTTTTAGTCGGGAATGTCAGACTTGGCCCTGCTATGCAATACCCCTATTTTACAATAAAAAACCCCGGGCAGGGGCGAGTTTGAGGTTAAGTAAGACATGAGACTGACATCTAAAGGGCGTTATGCCGTGACCGCAATGCTGGACGTTGCGCTCAACTCCGAAGCGGGCCCGGTGCCGTTAGCTGATATTTCTGAACGTCAGGGGATCTCCCTTTCTTATCTGGAACAGCTGTTCTCCCGTTTACGTAAAAATGGCCTGGTGTCCAGCGTACGCGGACCCGGCGGCGGCTATCTGCTGGGTAAAGACGCCGGCAGTATTGCAGTAGGTGAAGTGATCAGCGCTGTTGACGAGTCGGTTGATGCGACCCGTTGCCAGGGCAAAGGCGGCTGCCAGGGCGGCGATAAATGCCTGACCCACGCGCTGTGGCGCGATCTGAGCGACCGTCTGACCGGTTTTCTCAATAACATTACGTTAGGCGAACTGGTGAATAACCAGGAAGTTCTGGATGTGTCTGGTCGTCAGCATACCCACGACGCGCCGCGCACGAATCGCGCTCAAGACGCGATCGACGTTAAGTTACGCGCGTAGAAATATTTCAGAATCAGGCCGGGGCAGTGACCTGTTGCCCCGCTAACTCGGTCGTACATCCAGCCGGTTGCCTGATTCCTTGCATTGAAGCGATGTACGGAGTTTATAGAGCAATGAAATTACCGATTTATCTCGATTACTCCGCAACCACGCCGGTGGATCCGCGTGTTGCCGAGAAAATGATGCAGTTCCTGACCCTGGACGGAACCTTTGGTAACCCGGCCTCCCGTTCACACCGTTTCGGCTGGCAGGCGGAAGAGGCGGTGGATATCGCCCGTAATCAGATTGCCGATCTGGTCGGCGCTGACCCGCGCGAAATCGTTTTTACCTCCGGCGCGACGGAGTCCGATAACCTGGCGATCAAAGGCGCAGCCAACTTTTATCAGAAAAAAGGCAAGCACATCA is drawn from Citrobacter rodentium NBRC 105723 = DSM 16636 and contains these coding sequences:
- a CDS encoding autoinducer 2 ABC transporter substrate-binding protein, which produces MKFKLALLSATLASACMLSGTSFAAEKYEIAVVAKVTGIPWFNRMETGVNEAAKKLDVNAYQTGPSTPDPAQQVKVIEDLIAKNVNAIIVVPNDAKVLEPVLKKARDKGIVVLTHESPDQQIGQWDIETIDSEKYAQANVDELAKSMGGKGGYAIYVGSLTVPLHNAWADYAIKYQKEKYPEMFEVTSRLPVAESIDKSYATTLDLMKTYPQMKGVIGFGSLGPIGAGQAVQKKRAKDKIAVVGIAMPAQAAPYLMRGDIKKALLWDPKDAGYALVTVADQLLQGKEVTPDLAIDGLGKADVDMEKKVIRFNKILEVTKDNAQSLGF
- a CDS encoding DUF1007 family protein, which produces MSLVKRSTLLLLLVSMTFTAGAHPHSFIRLKTEVISENDRLVALKMRWTMDELTSADLLYDAGDAKPGSEVWKKLAAEVMANVLGQHYFTEMWHNGQRVKFKNRPAEYGMAREALQAVLTFTLPLAEPQPLSGQTFTFSTFDPSYYVDMSYEEDRDAALSPAMKKQCDIALHTPTPSEESLSFARSLDKEDAPPEDMELGKQFAQKVTVTCR
- a CDS encoding nickel/cobalt transporter gives rise to the protein MSLISQNSVRTRRWSALWPLALFMLLAAVGGVWLWQAWPQVMVKSIVWQREVNQQMSALLKAVAANPAQAGGSLLLFSFVYGVLHALGPGHGKVVIATWLATHPSKLKSAIGLTLASSLLQGLVAIELVVLVLGLLHLPARQLHQSSFWLEKGSYALVGVLGLLLCWRAVKKLRALLRKPGFTAFTPHHTHHANCGCGHQHLPDPEQLKSGDDWRARLMIMLSMGMRPCSGAIMVLLFSKVIGVFYWGMASALAMAAGTSLTITSLALLVHSFRTLAVRLSGSKTPALWRQVGWSTLALAGGAFLIIAAVVMWASAAPVGRGLRPF
- the suhB gene encoding inositol-1-monophosphatase, giving the protein MHPMLTIAVRAARKAGNVIAKHYETPDSVETSQKGSNDFVTNVDKAAEAIIIETIRKSYPQHTIITEESGEHEGTDQDVQWVIDPLDGTTNFVKRLPHFAVSIAVRIKGRTEVAVVYDPMRNELFTATRGQGAQLNGYRLRGSNARDLDGTIIATGFPFKAKPHATSYMNILGKMFTECADFRRTGSAALDLAYVAAARVDGYFEIGLRPWDFAAGELIAREAGALVCDFTGGHNYMTTGNIVAGNPRVVKAMLANMRDELSDALKR
- the trmJ gene encoding tRNA (cytosine(32)/uridine(32)-2'-O)-methyltransferase TrmJ yields the protein MLQNIRIVLVETSHTGNMGSVARAMKTMGLTNLWLVNPLVKPDSQAIALAAGASDVIGNAQIVDTLDDALAGCSLVVGTSARSRTLPWPMLDPRECGLKSVAEAANTPVALVFGRERVGLTNDELQKCHYHVAIAANPEYSSLNLAMAVQVIAYEVRMAWLATQENPDAAAHEETPYPLVDDLERFYGHLEQTLLATGFIRENHPGQVMNKLRRLFTRARPESQELNILRGMLASIEQLKKEKP
- the iscR gene encoding Fe-S cluster assembly transcriptional regulator IscR yields the protein MRLTSKGRYAVTAMLDVALNSEAGPVPLADISERQGISLSYLEQLFSRLRKNGLVSSVRGPGGGYLLGKDAGSIAVGEVISAVDESVDATRCQGKGGCQGGDKCLTHALWRDLSDRLTGFLNNITLGELVNNQEVLDVSGRQHTHDAPRTNRAQDAIDVKLRA